The genomic DNA GCCAAGTAAATCCATTCCGACCAGCCTCTTCTGCAAGAGAAAACCATACTTTCATATACTCTTTCTGTTCTTGTTCTGTATACATGGTTCTATTATCCTTTCATATTATGATCCAGCTGGCGCTTTTGCGTTCCCAATTCCACTGGAACCAGAATTCACTTTTGGTGTTTGTGTCGTAGATGATTTCGGCGTATTTGTATCTGGCGTCACTTTATTTGTTGGATTTGGCTGTTGTTTATTTAAATCCACTTTATTGGAAGAGTTGTTGTTGTTACTGTTAGTTCCACCGTAATACCCTCCACCACCGCTGCCACCAGTTCTACGTTCGTCTTTTTCACGATATGGAATAACATTATTTGCATACGGTTTCTTCATTACATTTGGTTTTGCTGTAAAATTCATATTTGAAGTTCTGCTTGCTAATAAATATCCTGCTACGAATGGAAGTATCGGTAAATGTGAGTTTTCATGATACGATGAAAATGACGGATTAAATTCCTTACATAACTCATCATTTTCTACATTTTCATTAGTAGGAGTTTTATCATCACAATTTAAATTTTCTTGTTCATTCCCTTGCTTTGCACCATCTGTTTTAACAGCAGTACTTTCTTTCTGTGCAGTTTCTTCTTCATAATCACCACAGCCAGTTAATAAAAAAGATGACACCCCTATTGAAGTAGCAATTTTTATAAATTTACTTTTATCCATTCTCATGTGTTATACACCTAATTTCTTTTATCTATATTTTTCCAGATAACTTTATTATATAATGTAAATATTAATGTTTTCAAACTAAACCTTTTATGCACATTTGCATCTTTTGCTTTTTATTCCCTAAATAAAAACGAACTATTATTATATTATACATACTATAATAAATTAAAAGACGACCTAATACTGGAGTGACCCCTGTCAAGTAGACAGTATTTAAAAAGCGCAACTAAGTAACCTGAGTTCTATATTTATATGGACTCAGGTTATTTAATTTCTTTTGAAATCTTTGATGATTATAAAAATGTATATATTTGCGTACGGCAAGTTTAACCTCATTCGCTTTACGGAAGGAGGTTAAATGAAAACACTCTGCCTTAAAGTGACTGAAGAAGTTTTCCATGCAAGCATTATCCCAACAGTTGCCTCTTCGAGACATACTTGCCTTCATCTGATATTTTTTAAGTAATTGATTATATTGACGAGAGGTGTACTGGGATCCTTGATCACTATGCAAGAGGATTCCCTTCACATTTCGTTTTTTCTTTGCCTTTTTAAGTGTATCTAAAACAAGCTTTAAGTCATTTCTACGACTGATTTCATAGGCAACAATCTCATTATTATATAAATCCTTAATGGCGGATAAGTACAAGCGCTGTCCATTGAAAATTAAGTAGGTAATATCCGTTACCCATTTCTCATTTGGTCTTGAAGCTTGAAAGTTTCTATTTAGATGGTTCTCTGAAGTCACATACGCCTCTTTTTTTCCGTAATAAGGTCGTTTTTTCCTAATTATAGCTTTGATACCTAATTCATTCATCAATCTTTGGATACGCTTATGATTCAAATGAAGGTTATATGTGGCTTTCAGCCACACTTGTATTCTTCTATATCCATAAATCCCTCTTAGTTTTGTATGACACTCCAATATTTTTTTCTTGAATTCAGTGTCCGCTAATTGTTTTTTAGAAGGCACTGCGTGTCGCTTTATCCATTTGTAATAGCCACTTCGGGTTACACCAGCAATGGCACATAATAGAGTAACTGTATATCCTGTTTCTAATATCTCATATATCACTTCAAACTTTCTCATTTTGGATATAGCTGGCACGCCTCCTTTTACATTCCTAAGAGCTTTTTTAACATCGCATTCTCCGCTTCTAATCGTTTAATCTTAGCCTCTGAATTTTCGGGTTTCGTTCTTGGTCTACCTAAACCGGGACCTTTTGCTTTCCCACGTTTTTCTTCTAGTCCTTTGATACCTTCAGCTTCGAAGTGTTTCACCCATCGACTTACAACTGAATGATGAATACCTAATTCTGTCGCAATAGTTTTATAGCTCATACCTTCTTTTAAATATAAATCTACAGCTTTTTTCTTAAATTCCACATCGTAAGTGACCCTAATTTTGCCCACAGAAAAATCCCCTCCATAGTAAACAGGTTAATGTGCTTTCTTTTTCCTGTCTACTATAAGGGGATCATATAATACTCGGATCGTCTTTTAATTTATTTATTTTTATATACTAAACGTCTCAATAAAATCTCTAATGGTCCATTGAGGTTATTTTTTTCCATTATTGTAGCTAATATGACAGACGATATCCAAATACTTATAGCTATCAATGCAGCGAGAGTGTTACTTACATGCCCTCCTAAATCAAATGCTACAGGTGATAAAAGTATAACAAGCAGTGCCTCATTCAAAACAAAAAATGTTAATGAACGCTTTCCTAAAGCGATCAATGCAAGGCTACAGTACCCTAGATTTTTTAATTTACTCCCTATTATTCCGAAACCTGTTGCATATGCTAATCCTCCAACAATTCCAGTTACAATATGGATTCCATTTATCATTCCAGCTGCAAATACACTTGGATACCATATAGTCCCTACAAAAGATAGTGGCAAAGCACCTACTAAGGAAATTGATAATCCTATAATTGTTATAAAATATAATTTTTTCAAATGTTGCTCTGGTTTTATTAGTATCCGATATCTAGCAATCCACAAACCAAGAATTACAGAAGGAATTATCGGGAACATAACATGGATGAGAACAGGTATAACAGGAAAGAAAAGTAATCGTAACATGGTAGTACTAAGATACGTGTCTTTTGCTGAAACATCTGGTGAAAAACCGTAATCGCCTATTGCTTGCATATTAAATCCCCATATTATTGGAATAAAAATGATATACAATATAGTGATAATCGTAAATGTTCGAATTAATGTTTTCATTTTACACTTTAATAGTGGACTAACAAGAATCCCCGCTACACCATAAGCCATAAGAATATCTTGCCCACCAATTAAAACCGCTAACACAATCCCGAACAGTATTAAATACAAAGAGCGTCTTCTTACTATTTTTACAGCCTGATTTTCATCTATCCCTTTTGATATTTGCCCTTCAAGCGCTAGAACCAAACCGTAGCCTAATAATACGGCAAACATCGCCCGTGCACGGTTATCAATTATGAATATACCAAAAAGGTTTACAATTTGATCAAAGAAATTACCGCTTTCCACCCTATGCATAATTCCAGGATCTGCAGCATATAAGTAAAGCGGTGCATGAGCAAGTACGATTAATAGTAACATTGTACCCCTTTAAATCTAATGAGACTGCACGCTTCTTCTCAATTGTTCCATTACTTATAGATTTACTCATATTTTGCTTCCTTCCTTTGCATCAACTAAACATTTCGACCTTTCTTACATTTTTGCCAAAAACGAATAACTAGCTACTATTAAAATTAGAACAGATAAAATGAAACTTGAATCAGTGGAGGTTTTGTGCATCCTCCACTGATTATAAGCCCGTACCAATCGGGCATTTATGGGCTGCAAGGCTTCCAACTAACTGACTCCCTTACTCCAGCCGAATTTTAATGTGGGAGCTTTACTACCCACCAATAGCGAGATAAATAAAAAACGAACTATTTCTTCAAATCGTCTTCCGGATATTATATTCTAAGATTATTTCATTATGTTTTATTTTTAAAATACAAATGAAATCTTTCTATCCCCGGATATTTTTCTCCTAAACTTTTAACCTTAAAACCAATTTTCTTATAAAATTCTACTGCCTCTTTATCTGTCTCTGCTTCTACATAAGTCAATTGATGTATTCTTACTACTTCCCTTATCATTTGCAACGCAATTCCTTTTTTACGATATTGTGGAGCGACTGCTATGTGGCAAATTTTCGCTTTATTTGCGCCGAATATTTCAATACCTATACAAGCCTTTTCTTCATATCTATACAATGTGCCTGTATTCCTTTCATAAAATACAACTGCTTTCTTTAAGCTAGTTTCACTTGGTCCAACTGCATACTGTAGTACATTTAAAATGGGATCTTTCTCAATTTGTTCAACGTGTTGCAAATTCATATCTTCATTCCTTTCTATGAAAAAAGATTAGCTCTTTATATAAAGAGCTAATCTCATTACGCAGTTATTTTTTCTTCTTTCTTCACAACGACCGCTACATAACTATGTAGTATCATTCCAACAATAACGAGGCTCATGCCAATCCAAGATAAAGATGACGGAATTGGCGCAGATAGCAAGATAAGTTCTCCTACTAGCGCAAATAAAACTTCACCAGACTGAGTTGCTTCTACTGTTGCTAGTTTTTGTGGATCATCTTTTACAAGATCTGTCGCAAAGAAGAATAGTACGGTCGCGATTAAACCAGAACTAACAGCTACAATAAAACATTGAAAAACTTGGCTACTTGACGGTAGTCCGCCTGTTGATACTTCATAACCTGATAATAAAAACCAAAATGGTAAACTTGCTAATGTCATACCGAGAACTCGCTGGAATACATCTAATTCCCCTTTACAAACTTGCATCATTTTTCGATTTCCAAGAGGATACGCAAACGCTGCAATAAGTACAGGAACGACACATAAAACGGTTTCACGAATTCCTAATGAAGAAGCATGTTCTACTTGCATAAGTACAACACCGCATAAAATAATACCCGACATAACTAATTCCTTCATTGGAAGTTTTTTATGTAATGGATCTACTGCAAAAAATGGTGTTAACAAAATCCCTGCGACGATCGTAATTTGCCATGTTGAGGCAACAAGCCAACCAGGTCCAAAAGCTCCGGCAAAACTAAGTGGTGCATAGAAGAGACCAAATCCAACGATACTCCACACTAACCATTCTTTCGGATTATTTTTCATATATTGAAAGAGTTGCTTTAAGTTTCCTCTATACATGACAATAAGCAAAAGCATTGGAACCATGAAGTAATACCGTAATGATGCACTCCAAATCCAGCTTCCACCCTCTAAGTCCATCGCACGGTTTAAAACGAAGGTAAAGGCAAAGAAAAATGATGCCAATATCCCTATTGCAATAGCTTTCATTATAAAACCCCTTGTTTAGTTTATTCTTATACTATACAACAAATTAAATATAATTAAAATTCGAAATCTTCATCTTGCATGCATTCTAGCTCTATATAGTGTTCTTAACTGACTAATATGAGCTTGATGGTACCGATTATGATCGGCTATATGCCATATCCCCCACCTTATAGTCGCATTTTCTCCCTTTTCATAAAAAACGTCCCGTGTTAAATCATTTTCTGTTAGTTTCATACATTCCTCATGAAACATATGTTGCACAGCTTCGTAGTCTTGCATTAATTGTTGCAATGTGTACTCTCTTAAACTTGGCAATTCTCCTATTTCATTCAGCAAAGGTCCATACTTATTTTCAAGTGCTGGTGGAATTTCTTCTCCTTTTAAACGATACACCCAGTGTAAATCAACCACCGCTAAATGCTGAAGTAGTTGTCCTATACTATTTTCATTATTTTCTGACCCTTTAAAGGACAGTTCTTTCTCATCAGTACCTTCTACTAACTTTTGCAATCGTTTAAATGTATCAGCAACCATCGCATATAGAATCGCTACTTGCGAGTTCATATTTTTTTCTAAACGGAGATCTTTCATACTAAACTCCCTCCATTAAAAGAACAGCACCATATGTTCATCATCACTATACACACCATTCATCTTTATAGCTCTCTTTTCAATCCCATACGTTTTAAAGCCCATTGATTCATACAACTTTTTTGCTGGCTCGTTTGTGGACACAACACCTAAGTTCAATTGTTCCAAGTCCATTTCTCTTGCTCTTTCAATTGCCTTGCGTATTAACTCACGTGCAAGGCCACTTCTTCGATTGCTTGCATCTACATACATCGCAACGATATGACCTTTATGTTTATACGCCTCTTTTTCCTCTGTTAGTAAAGTGACAACTCCAACTAATTTATGATCCTCATTAAAAGCACCGAATGTACAACTAGTAGTAGCTGTTAAATTACTTTCCACTCGCTTAATAGGATTTTCCTGACAAATCGCCTCTTCATAAGTTGTTACAAATGCCTCTGAGTTTACTTGTAATGCTTGTAAACGTAAATCCCAATATTTTTTCACATCTTCTTTCGCAAGTAATCGAATCATATTACTCCAGCCCCTTTAAGTTAACATAATACTTTTATAATAAACCATTTAAAGATTCGTATTCTTCTCTTAACATACTATAACGATAACGATGAATGAACTTCCCTTGACGTAATCGATCATTTCTCATTAGTCCTTCACAAACAAAACCAGCCTTTTCATAACTCTTTCTAGCTTGAAAATTATCTTCATCTACACGTAGCCAAACTTTTTCTAATTTAAATGCAAAGAATGCTTGATATAACATACTATATAGGGCTGCTATTCCATACCCTTTACCCCAGTATTCTTTATTACCAATCGCGATTCCCAGTTCTGCATTTTTATTTGTTTTATCAAAGTTTTTAAGATCTACCCATCCAATATGTATGCCGTTCTCTGCAGTGATGGCTCTTTGTTCATAACCATTTTTTCGATTTATACATGCTTCAATCCATTTTTTCGTATCTTCACGAGTGAACGGTGGATATTGATCTGGTACAACTAAATACTTTGTTACTTTTGTATCTAATGACCATTGATATCGATCTTCTACATCATCTAGTGTCAGTTCTCTTAATTGAACGAATGGAACATTCATTGCGCTATCCCCTTTTTTATTTTCCTATAGAAAACCCTTCGAACATTCTTCCTCCATACTGTTCTAGCGTTTTTTCTACAAAAGTAATTAATTTTCTTTTTTCTCCCGTTGTATAAAAATGATCGAATGCTGCTACAAATTGATCTGCGTATTGTTCATCATATCTTCTAAGTACCCTTATAAACCATTTTGAATTTCCAAGCCATTTACCATTTACTCTTAATACATATTCATGTAATAAATCAGCTAATAAATTCGCGATAAACAATTCTTCTTCTCTTTTTGATGCACCAATAAAATCATCCAAAGTATCCGTAATAAAATACCGCTTCTGTTTCATCATTTCTTCAGTCCATTTAGCTGGTCCTTTATTTAGTAAATCATTTGCTTCTCTTTTTAATTTCTCAATCATTTCATTGTCACCTTTTAATACAATCCCCTCTGAAACTAATTGTGGCAATGAAGGTCTCCCGCGATCACAATCCATTTTAAAAAAGGTTTTATACGTTTCAAAATTATGTACAAACACTTCAACAGGCCATCCATTACTATAGAAAGATTCTCGATAACAAGACGTTAAACTATGATCAACTATTACAATGTCCAGATCAGATGTTTTTGTGGCTTCTCCTCTTGCAACGCTTCCTCCAAGTAAAGCTACATCACAATTCGGAAATTGTGATGTAATTATGCTTTTTGCCGCTTCCATTGCTTTCATAACCGTTCCCCTTTTCTTATTTCACTTTCTTTTTTCAGCTCTTTCTCTCGCTTTTTTTATATACGGTTCTGCGTCTAGTGTTTTGCATGATGTTGCCCCGTGATTAACCTGTACTTTTCCAATTTCACGTGCAATTTCAATCGCTTTTCGCTCTAAGTGTTCATTACGAATACCTATCGCAATTAAAGCACTATTCATCGCTTCTTTTTTTCTATTTTTTTCATTATGTATATTTGCTTTAATTTCTTCTAAATACGGTGAGAAGAAATCATCATATAACGTTTTATTTTTAATCGCTATATTTGCTAATAAAGACCAGCCTGCTCTTCCAATCCATTCATCATCAGATTTTGCCCATTCTTCCATTCTTTCTATCGCAATTGGCGACGTACAAATAGCCGTCATCAAAACGTCCATTAAACAATAATAATCAACTTCCTGTACCCATTTATTTAGCAGTTCTGTCGTAACTTCCTTTGGATCTAATACCA from Bacillus basilensis includes the following:
- a CDS encoding GNAT family N-acetyltransferase, producing the protein MNLQHVEQIEKDPILNVLQYAVGPSETSLKKAVVFYERNTGTLYRYEEKACIGIEIFGANKAKICHIAVAPQYRKKGIALQMIREVVRIHQLTYVEAETDKEAVEFYKKIGFKVKSLGEKYPGIERFHLYFKNKT
- a CDS encoding IS3 family transposase, with product MPAISKMRKFEVIYEILETGYTVTLLCAIAGVTRSGYYKWIKRHAVPSKKQLADTEFKKKILECHTKLRGIYGYRRIQVWLKATYNLHLNHKRIQRLMNELGIKAIIRKKRPYYGKKEAYVTSENHLNRNFQASRPNEKWVTDITYLIFNGQRLYLSAIKDLYNNEIVAYEISRRNDLKLVLDTLKKAKKKRNVKGILLHSDQGSQYTSRQYNQLLKKYQMKASMSRRGNCWDNACMENFFSHFKAECFHLTSFRKANEVKLAVRKYIHFYNHQRFQKKLNNLSPYKYRTQVT
- a CDS encoding multidrug resistance efflux transporter family protein, which translates into the protein MKAIAIGILASFFFAFTFVLNRAMDLEGGSWIWSASLRYYFMVPMLLLIVMYRGNLKQLFQYMKNNPKEWLVWSIVGFGLFYAPLSFAGAFGPGWLVASTWQITIVAGILLTPFFAVDPLHKKLPMKELVMSGIILCGVVLMQVEHASSLGIRETVLCVVPVLIAAFAYPLGNRKMMQVCKGELDVFQRVLGMTLASLPFWFLLSGYEVSTGGLPSSSQVFQCFIVAVSSGLIATVLFFFATDLVKDDPQKLATVEATQSGEVLFALVGELILLSAPIPSSLSWIGMSLVIVGMILHSYVAVVVKKEEKITA
- a CDS encoding GNAT family N-acetyltransferase; this translates as MIRLLAKEDVKKYWDLRLQALQVNSEAFVTTYEEAICQENPIKRVESNLTATTSCTFGAFNEDHKLVGVVTLLTEEKEAYKHKGHIVAMYVDASNRRSGLARELIRKAIERAREMDLEQLNLGVVSTNEPAKKLYESMGFKTYGIEKRAIKMNGVYSDDEHMVLFF
- a CDS encoding DinB family protein; amino-acid sequence: MKDLRLEKNMNSQVAILYAMVADTFKRLQKLVEGTDEKELSFKGSENNENSIGQLLQHLAVVDLHWVYRLKGEEIPPALENKYGPLLNEIGELPSLREYTLQQLMQDYEAVQHMFHEECMKLTENDLTRDVFYEKGENATIRWGIWHIADHNRYHQAHISQLRTLYRARMHAR
- a CDS encoding nucleotidyltransferase domain-containing protein, translating into MKAMEAAKSIITSQFPNCDVALLGGSVARGEATKTSDLDIVIVDHSLTSCYRESFYSNGWPVEVFVHNFETYKTFFKMDCDRGRPSLPQLVSEGIVLKGDNEMIEKLKREANDLLNKGPAKWTEEMMKQKRYFITDTLDDFIGASKREEELFIANLLADLLHEYVLRVNGKWLGNSKWFIRVLRRYDEQYADQFVAAFDHFYTTGEKRKLITFVEKTLEQYGGRMFEGFSIGK
- a CDS encoding transposase; translated protein: MGKIRVTYDVEFKKKAVDLYLKEGMSYKTIATELGIHHSVVSRWVKHFEAEGIKGLEEKRGKAKGPGLGRPRTKPENSEAKIKRLEAENAMLKKLLGM
- a CDS encoding GNAT family N-acetyltransferase, translated to MNVPFVQLRELTLDDVEDRYQWSLDTKVTKYLVVPDQYPPFTREDTKKWIEACINRKNGYEQRAITAENGIHIGWVDLKNFDKTNKNAELGIAIGNKEYWGKGYGIAALYSMLYQAFFAFKLEKVWLRVDEDNFQARKSYEKAGFVCEGLMRNDRLRQGKFIHRYRYSMLREEYESLNGLL
- a CDS encoding DNA alkylation repair protein; this encodes MLLEEVMQQLEEYGTEQNCKTYKNHGAKEPLFGVSFANLKLLKKKIKKDHDLAILLWETKNMDAMTLATMVLDPKEVTTELLNKWVQEVDYYCLMDVLMTAICTSPIAIERMEEWAKSDDEWIGRAGWSLLANIAIKNKTLYDDFFSPYLEEIKANIHNEKNRKKEAMNSALIAIGIRNEHLERKAIEIAREIGKVQVNHGATSCKTLDAEPYIKKARERAEKRK